The Epinephelus lanceolatus isolate andai-2023 chromosome 21, ASM4190304v1, whole genome shotgun sequence genome has a segment encoding these proteins:
- the kcnj2a gene encoding inward rectifier potassium channel 2a: protein MGSVRASRYSIVSSEEDGMKLATMAVPNGYGNGKSKVHTRHQPQSRFVKKDGHCNVQFINVSEKGQRYLADIFTTCVDIRWRWMFIIFCLAFLLSWLFFGCVFWLVAIFHGDLENGAQKCVSNVSSFTAAFLFSIETQTTIGYGYRYVTDECPVAVFMVVFQSIVGCIIDAFIIGAVMAKMAKPKKRNETLVFSHNATVAMRDNKLCLMWRVGNLRKSHLVEAHVRAQLLKSRMTAEGEYIPLDQMDIDVGFDSGVDRIFLVSPITIVHEIDEDSPFYDMSKQDLENSEFEIVVILEGMVEATAMTTQCRSSYVAGEILWGHRFEPVLFEEKNYYKVDYSRFHKTYEVPSTPLCSARDLAEKKYILSNSNSFCYENEMALENKEDTDEGNGGSVGPDGTQTDNISETEHSQATVPLEPRPLRRESEI, encoded by the coding sequence ATGGGAAGCGTGCGAGCCAGTCGCTACAGCATTGTGTCATCAGAGGAGGACGGCATGAAGCTTGCCACTATGGCAGTACCCAACGGCTACGGGAACGGCAAGAGCAAGGTGCACACGAGGCACCAGCCACAGAGCAGATTTGTAAAGAAAGACGGTCACTGCAACGTGCAGTTCATCAACGTGAGCGAGAAAGGTCAGCGGTACTTGGCTGACATCTTCACGACGTGCGTGGACATCCGCTGGAGGTGGATGTTCATCATCTTCTGCCTCGCCTTCCTGCTGTCGTGGCTGTTCTTTGGCTGCGTCTTCTGGCTGGTGGCCATCTTCCACGGGGACTTAGAGAATGGCGCCCAGAAGTGCGTCTCCAACGTCAGCAGCTTCACCGCTGCCTTCCTGTTCTCCATTGAGACTCAAACCACTATTGGCTACGGCTACAGATACGTGACAGACGAGTGCCCTGTCGCCGTCTTCATGGTGGTTTTCCAAAGCATCGTTGGCTGCATTATCGATGCTTTCATCATCGGCGCTGTCATGGCGAAAATGGCGAAACCCAAGAAGAGGAATGAGACTTTGGTTTTCAGCCATAACGCCACAGTGGCCATGAGGGACAACAAGCTCTGCCTGATGTGGCGTGTGGGCAACTTGAGGAAGAGCCACCTGGTCGAGGCACACGTCCGGGCACAACTTCTAAAGTCCCGGATGACAGCAGAGGGGGAGTACATCCCCCTCGACCAGATGGACATAGATGTGGGCTTTGACAGTGGAGTCGACCGCATCTTCCTGGTCTCTCCAATCACCATCGTCCACGAGATCGACGAGGACAGCCCCTTCTACGACATGAGCAAACAGGACCTGGAGAACTCAGAGTTTGAAATCGTGGTAATCCTGGAGGGCATGGTCGAGGCAACCGCCATGACCACGCAGTGCCGCAGCTCCTACGTCGCCGGCGAGATCCTCTGGGGCCATCGGTTCGAGCCCGTGCTCTTCGAGGAGAAGAACTACTACAAGGTGGACTACTCCCGCTTCCATAAGACATACGAGGTGCCGAGCACCCCGCTGTGCAGCGCCAGAGACCTCGCAGAGAAAAAATACATTCTCTCAAACTCCAACTCCTTCTGCTACGAAAACGAGATGGCACTGGAGAACAAAGAGGACACGGACGAGGGGAACGGGGGCAGTGTTGGGCCCGACGGCACCCAGACAGACAACATCTCagagactgagcacagtcaagcGACGGTGCCGCTGGAGCCCCGGCCTCTGAGACGAGAATCAGAAATATGA